Proteins encoded within one genomic window of Brenneria nigrifluens DSM 30175 = ATCC 13028:
- a CDS encoding PLP-dependent transferase, producing MPTTQDNNQADNPVSIAKDNDALLRLCAARLDTLKNDRIVLYAGANLPSEAAIAAYSPALSAYPAMGPRFAKEQPDTDLVSKLEIAVENEVNALFGSQWAETRLANCTTANLAVFHAFSQPGDLLLAPTAAHGGHLSQRRGGTPELAGLKVMDLPYDARHDRLDAAAAAEMILTVKPRLVMLGRSVMIKADDLAPVVASAHQIGAKVIFDASHVLGLIAGGMFPNPLALGVDIMTSSTYKTFPGRPHSIIAGRHADDRRLLSRLIESRMIANCDAGCLPSLLVTLLETRRHGAGYARQICRNTAAMAEALRAQDVSVIAAQAHETATHQLLIPMDSSMPAKATITALERHGILVGTCADPRALNEFALRVGTQFMTRQGKNEADFAAIAQSLAQRLEKTAAGRMRYRG from the coding sequence ATGCCCACAACGCAAGATAACAACCAGGCCGATAACCCCGTATCCATCGCCAAAGACAACGATGCGCTGTTACGCCTGTGCGCCGCGCGCCTTGATACCCTGAAAAATGATCGCATCGTGCTCTACGCCGGCGCCAATTTACCCAGCGAAGCGGCGATCGCCGCCTACTCCCCGGCGCTAAGCGCCTATCCGGCCATGGGCCCCCGTTTCGCCAAGGAACAGCCGGATACCGATCTGGTGTCAAAACTGGAAATCGCCGTGGAAAACGAAGTGAACGCGCTGTTCGGTTCGCAATGGGCGGAAACCCGCCTGGCGAACTGCACCACGGCGAATCTGGCGGTATTCCATGCGTTTTCACAACCCGGCGATCTGCTGCTGGCGCCGACCGCCGCCCACGGCGGTCATTTAAGCCAGCGGCGCGGAGGAACGCCTGAACTGGCGGGACTGAAGGTGATGGATCTGCCGTACGACGCGCGGCACGACCGTCTGGACGCCGCCGCCGCCGCCGAAATGATCCTGACCGTCAAGCCCAGGCTGGTGATGCTGGGCCGTTCGGTAATGATTAAAGCCGACGATCTCGCTCCTGTGGTCGCCAGCGCGCACCAGATCGGCGCCAAAGTAATTTTCGACGCCTCCCATGTGTTGGGGCTTATCGCCGGCGGAATGTTTCCCAATCCGCTGGCGCTGGGCGTCGATATCATGACCAGTTCGACCTATAAAACCTTCCCGGGCCGCCCCCACAGCATTATCGCCGGCCGTCATGCAGACGATCGCCGGCTTCTATCGCGGCTGATCGAAAGCCGGATGATCGCCAACTGCGACGCGGGCTGCCTGCCGTCATTGCTGGTGACGCTGCTGGAAACCCGGCGGCATGGCGCTGGCTATGCGCGGCAAATTTGCCGCAACACCGCGGCCATGGCCGAAGCGCTGCGGGCACAGGACGTGTCGGTGATTGCCGCACAGGCGCATGAGACCGCCACCCATCAGCTATTGATCCCGATGGATTCGTCGATGCCGGCGAAAGCGACCATTACCGCGCTCGAACGGCACGGCATTCTGGTCGGCACCTGCGCCGATCCGCGCGCGCTGAATGAATTCGCGCTGCGCGTCGGCACGCAATTTATGACGCGGCAGGGAAAAAACGAAGCGGACTTCGCGGCTATCGCCCAAAGTCTGGCGCAACGGCTGGAGAAAACGGCGGCGGGACGCATGCGCTATCGGGGGTAA
- a CDS encoding GntR family transcriptional regulator, which yields MLKGMSISRKTLHSEIADLIREMIVRGELEPGSRIPEKTLCEQFEISRTPLREALKVLATEGMIVLLPQRGARVATLTDDELFEIFPIIASLEGLAGEIACQHITDDELANIEQLHNAMLQAYQQLDRLEYSRLNREIHLALFAAARNQSLIALYHNLELRIRNIRHTIRQLPQDWQLAVQEHEEILRWLREKNAGQLAMTLRKHVMSTANAVRNAVNAPAAGHRQ from the coding sequence ATGCTCAAAGGAATGTCCATCTCGCGCAAAACGCTCCATAGTGAGATTGCCGATCTTATTCGAGAAATGATCGTCCGCGGCGAACTGGAACCCGGTAGCCGCATCCCCGAAAAAACGCTGTGCGAACAGTTTGAGATATCCCGCACGCCACTGCGCGAAGCGCTTAAGGTCCTTGCCACCGAAGGGATGATCGTCCTGCTGCCTCAACGCGGCGCCCGCGTAGCCACGCTGACCGATGACGAGCTGTTCGAAATTTTTCCCATTATCGCCAGCCTGGAAGGGCTGGCCGGCGAGATAGCCTGCCAGCATATTACCGACGACGAGTTAGCTAATATTGAGCAACTGCATAACGCCATGTTACAGGCGTATCAACAGCTCGACAGACTGGAGTATTCCAGGTTGAATCGGGAAATCCATTTAGCCCTATTTGCCGCGGCGCGTAACCAGTCGTTGATTGCGCTGTACCACAACCTTGAGCTGCGTATCAGAAATATTCGGCATACCATCCGCCAGTTGCCCCAGGATTGGCAATTGGCCGTACAGGAACATGAAGAGATCCTACGGTGGCTGCGGGAAAAAAATGCCGGGCAACTGGCAATGACGCTGCGTAAGCATGTGATGAGCACGGCGAACGCCGTGCGCAACGCGGTCAACGCCCCCGCGGCCGGCCATCGCCAATAG
- a CDS encoding rhodanese family protein: MPIKLIQPQNARELIENGVLLVDIRAADEYAREHIAQARHIPLSDIAAQPPLTDAGGVIFHCLSGNRTQANADRLAASVPGDAYILDGGLAAWKQAGLPTVVDKSRPLELNRQVQITAGAIVLLGAVLGATVSPWFHALSGFIGAGLIFAGISGFCGLARLLLKMPWNRGSPL, translated from the coding sequence ATGCCCATCAAGCTTATCCAGCCTCAGAACGCTCGCGAACTGATCGAGAACGGCGTCCTGCTGGTCGATATCCGCGCGGCCGATGAGTACGCGCGCGAACATATCGCCCAGGCGCGGCATATTCCGCTAAGCGACATTGCGGCGCAGCCGCCGCTGACCGACGCCGGCGGCGTTATCTTCCACTGCCTCTCCGGTAACCGCACCCAGGCCAATGCCGACAGGCTAGCCGCCAGCGTGCCGGGCGACGCCTATATTCTGGACGGCGGGCTGGCGGCCTGGAAACAGGCGGGGCTGCCCACCGTGGTCGATAAGTCACGGCCGCTGGAGCTTAACCGCCAGGTGCAGATTACCGCCGGCGCCATCGTGCTGCTGGGCGCCGTCCTGGGGGCCACGGTTTCCCCCTGGTTCCACGCCCTGTCGGGATTTATCGGCGCCGGGCTTATCTTTGCCGGTATTTCGGGTTTCTGCGGGCTGGCCCGCCTGCTGCTGAAGATGCCCTGGAACCGCGGATCGCCGCTCTGA
- a CDS encoding transporter substrate-binding domain-containing protein, with protein MKRQILATSLCTLILTTASAGAEELEGTLKKIADSGQITVGHRDGAVPFSYYDDNQKPIGYAMDICAAVVDAVKTRLNKPDLAVSTLAVTGTTRIPLLANGTIDMECGTTTNNAERQKQVTFSTTYFVAAVRILSKKSAPVASMADLKGKTVVTLAGTTSVRIINDANNAQKLDLTILSAKDLAEGMLTLETGRAAAFIFDDVSLAGARATAKNPDDYQISTEPLSVEPYGVMLRRNDAQFKALVNATIEGLYGSGAITAIYDKWFTQPIPPKNVNMNFPMSAQLQKVIAQPTDDPNPELYR; from the coding sequence ATGAAACGACAGATATTGGCTACATCTCTGTGCACGCTCATCCTGACGACTGCATCGGCCGGCGCCGAGGAGTTGGAAGGAACATTAAAAAAAATCGCCGACAGCGGCCAGATAACCGTGGGGCACCGCGACGGCGCGGTGCCTTTTTCCTACTACGACGATAATCAGAAACCCATCGGCTATGCGATGGATATCTGCGCCGCGGTGGTCGATGCGGTAAAAACCAGGCTGAATAAACCCGACCTGGCGGTCAGCACCTTGGCGGTCACCGGCACCACGCGGATCCCGCTGCTGGCCAACGGCACCATTGATATGGAATGCGGCACCACCACCAACAACGCCGAACGCCAGAAACAGGTGACCTTCTCCACCACTTATTTTGTCGCCGCGGTCCGAATTCTGTCCAAAAAATCCGCGCCGGTGGCGTCAATGGCGGATTTGAAAGGAAAAACGGTGGTAACGCTGGCGGGCACCACCAGCGTCAGAATTATCAATGACGCCAATAACGCTCAGAAGTTGGACCTGACGATTCTCTCCGCCAAGGATCTGGCCGAAGGCATGCTGACGCTGGAAACCGGCCGGGCCGCCGCCTTTATTTTCGATGACGTTTCCCTGGCCGGCGCGCGGGCAACGGCCAAGAATCCCGACGATTATCAGATTTCAACGGAACCGCTGTCGGTGGAGCCGTACGGCGTCATGCTGCGCCGTAACGACGCGCAGTTTAAGGCGCTGGTCAATGCCACCATTGAAGGGTTGTACGGCAGCGGCGCCATTACCGCGATCTACGACAAATGGTTCACGCAGCCGATCCCGCCGAAAAACGTCAATATGAATTTCCCGATGTCGGCGCAGTTGCAGAAAGTGATCGCCCAGCCCACCGACGATCCTAACCCCGAGCTTTACCGCTAA
- a CDS encoding M24 family metallopeptidase, which translates to MKSDKTLVFTRQEYRQRIEKIRAYMRDKDIGLLLVDQTEFLFYLTGFSISENMYRACLLPLEGDAVMVYRAMDAHTFQENSWITDTVTFADWQDPIEVIIGTIVERGWDKQHIGVDFDSYCMTVARFNRLQSRLPSRPLRDFSGVLEQLRECKTEREIGYIAEAARVGDLALSAAVAGLSIGKTERDAATIVHQVFMQNGLDSARYGIITTGVGNSFLHGNLHQRPLATEDIVHMELVPVLHGYSARLMRPAIIGRASPRQQEIAQQLIAIQDAQFDAMRPGAMAKDIDALARNAVLAAGLREDYGGITGYSLGYYPISTPRTSDFSRVFLPNAQWRLKVGMVFHMYIYAEGLAFSETIAITEQGHVRLTQAPRRLFIAG; encoded by the coding sequence ATGAAGAGTGATAAAACGCTGGTTTTTACACGGCAGGAATATCGTCAGCGGATAGAAAAAATACGCGCTTATATGCGGGATAAAGATATCGGTCTGCTATTGGTTGATCAGACGGAGTTTTTGTTTTACCTGACCGGGTTCAGCATTTCCGAAAATATGTATCGCGCCTGTTTATTACCGCTGGAGGGCGATGCGGTAATGGTATATCGGGCGATGGATGCGCATACCTTTCAGGAAAACAGCTGGATAACGGATACTGTAACCTTTGCCGACTGGCAAGATCCCATAGAGGTGATTATCGGCACGATTGTCGAGCGCGGTTGGGATAAACAGCATATTGGCGTGGATTTTGACTCTTATTGTATGACGGTGGCGCGCTTTAATCGCCTGCAAAGCCGCCTCCCTTCCCGGCCTTTGCGTGATTTTTCCGGCGTTCTGGAGCAATTACGGGAGTGCAAAACAGAACGAGAGATTGGCTATATCGCCGAGGCGGCCAGAGTCGGAGATCTCGCGCTGTCCGCCGCTGTTGCCGGTTTAAGCATAGGGAAAACCGAACGCGATGCGGCGACTATCGTTCATCAGGTGTTTATGCAGAATGGGTTGGACTCAGCCCGCTACGGTATTATCACCACCGGCGTCGGGAACAGTTTTTTGCACGGCAATTTGCATCAACGGCCCTTGGCGACGGAAGATATTGTCCATATGGAATTAGTACCTGTTCTGCATGGTTACAGCGCCCGCCTGATGCGCCCGGCGATTATCGGCCGGGCATCGCCGCGGCAGCAGGAGATAGCGCAGCAGCTGATCGCCATTCAGGACGCCCAGTTCGACGCCATGCGGCCGGGCGCCATGGCTAAGGATATTGATGCGCTGGCGCGCAACGCCGTGCTGGCCGCCGGGCTGCGGGAGGATTACGGCGGTATTACGGGATATAGCCTGGGCTATTATCCGATTTCCACCCCCCGAACCAGCGATTTCAGCCGCGTCTTTTTACCCAATGCGCAGTGGCGCCTGAAAGTCGGAATGGTATTTCATATGTATATCTATGCCGAGGGGCTGGCGTTCAGCGAAACCATCGCCATTACGGAGCAGGGCCATGTCCGCCTGACCCAGGCGCCGCGGCGGTTATTTATTGCCGGCTGA
- a CDS encoding amidase has translation MAKPALHYLDLLEAGRLIQSRELSSEELTQHMLDRIDNVDGKLGSYLTIMSEQAIRDAQTADREIAAGKSRGPLHGVPIAVKDLLWTAGVATTHGMPINQNYIPTEDATVIRRLREAGAVLMGKLKQTEGAFADHHPDIAPPINPWGASLWSGASSSGSGVATAAGLCFGAIGTDTGGSIRFPSAANGITGLKPTWGRVSRFGVFELAASLDHVGPMARSAADAAAMLSAIAGADINDPTASQEPVPDYLTLMTRGIEGLRVGIDPAWTLDRVDAPTKAVLQSVIGLIDTLGGSVREINFPDAEQALQDWVPLCAVETAVAHESTFPSRRNEYGPSLASIIDLGLELSATTYQKLWLARADFRGRVNALFRDVDLLLVPATAVAGASVELMSKFGEDAELFSGMLRYTSPFDLSGHPTITLPGGRTPGNAPVAFQFVAPHFGEALLARAGWAYQRVTDWHKRHPGL, from the coding sequence ATGGCAAAACCAGCGTTGCACTATCTTGACCTGCTTGAAGCGGGTCGGTTGATCCAATCCCGGGAGCTGTCGTCCGAAGAGCTGACGCAGCACATGCTCGACCGTATCGACAACGTCGACGGCAAATTGGGCAGCTATCTGACGATTATGTCAGAACAGGCGATCCGCGATGCGCAAACCGCCGATCGGGAAATCGCCGCGGGGAAATCCCGCGGGCCGTTGCACGGCGTACCCATAGCGGTGAAAGATCTGCTGTGGACGGCGGGCGTGGCCACCACGCACGGTATGCCGATTAACCAGAACTATATTCCCACGGAGGATGCCACCGTCATCCGCCGCCTGCGTGAAGCGGGTGCGGTGTTAATGGGCAAACTCAAACAGACCGAGGGCGCCTTTGCCGACCATCACCCGGATATCGCTCCGCCGATCAATCCATGGGGAGCGTCGCTCTGGTCTGGCGCCTCCTCCAGCGGTTCAGGCGTCGCGACGGCGGCCGGCCTGTGCTTCGGCGCCATCGGCACCGATACCGGCGGTTCAATCCGTTTCCCTTCCGCCGCCAATGGCATTACCGGCCTCAAGCCCACCTGGGGACGCGTCAGCCGTTTCGGCGTATTTGAACTGGCGGCGTCGCTGGACCACGTTGGACCAATGGCGCGCAGTGCGGCCGACGCCGCGGCCATGCTGTCGGCGATCGCCGGGGCCGATATCAACGATCCGACCGCCAGTCAGGAGCCGGTGCCGGACTATCTGACGTTGATGACGCGGGGAATAGAAGGCCTGCGCGTGGGGATTGACCCCGCCTGGACGCTCGATCGCGTGGATGCCCCGACCAAAGCGGTTTTACAGTCCGTTATCGGGCTTATCGATACCCTGGGCGGCAGCGTAAGGGAAATCAACTTCCCGGATGCCGAACAGGCGCTACAGGACTGGGTGCCGCTGTGTGCGGTTGAAACCGCCGTCGCGCATGAGTCCACCTTCCCGTCCCGCCGCAATGAGTATGGCCCCAGCCTGGCAAGCATCATCGATCTGGGTCTCGAGCTCAGCGCCACGACGTACCAGAAACTGTGGCTGGCGCGAGCCGATTTCCGCGGCCGCGTCAATGCCCTGTTCCGGGATGTCGATCTCCTGTTGGTGCCGGCCACCGCGGTAGCCGGCGCCAGCGTTGAGCTGATGTCCAAATTCGGCGAGGACGCAGAGCTGTTCTCCGGCATGCTGCGCTACACCAGCCCCTTCGATCTTAGCGGACACCCCACCATAACGCTGCCGGGCGGCCGTACGCCGGGAAATGCCCCGGTGGCGTTTCAGTTCGTCGCCCCGCATTTCGGCGAAGCGCTGCTGGCGCGGGCGGGCTGGGCCTACCAACGGGTTACGGACTGGCATAAACGCCATCCCGGCCTGTAA
- a CDS encoding amino acid ABC transporter permease, whose translation MTGFDFQTIVNALPYLFLTGMSFTLKLTFCATLLGIIFGTLLAIMRLSRFRALAVLAAGYVNLLRSLPLVLVIFWFYFLVPYLLQWITGASFPVRVDPFWSSVITFTLFEACYFCEIVRSGIQSLPGGQSQASLALGLNGRQTMMYVILPQAMRNMLPLFLTQTIILFQDTSLVYVLSITDFLGAAAKVAQRDGRLLEMYLFAAAVYFIISYLASNAVRLLQKRTAIIR comes from the coding sequence CTGACAGGATTCGATTTTCAAACCATCGTCAACGCCCTGCCCTACCTGTTTCTGACCGGCATGAGCTTTACGCTGAAGCTCACTTTCTGCGCCACGCTGCTGGGGATTATTTTCGGCACGCTGCTGGCGATCATGCGCCTGTCGCGCTTCCGGGCGTTGGCCGTGCTGGCCGCCGGTTATGTCAACCTCTTGCGTTCGCTGCCGCTGGTGCTGGTGATCTTCTGGTTCTATTTTCTGGTGCCCTATCTCTTGCAATGGATAACCGGCGCCTCTTTCCCGGTCAGGGTCGATCCGTTCTGGTCGTCGGTCATTACCTTTACGCTGTTCGAAGCCTGCTATTTTTGTGAAATCGTCCGATCCGGCATTCAGTCGCTGCCCGGCGGCCAGTCACAGGCCTCGCTGGCTTTGGGGCTGAACGGCCGACAAACCATGATGTACGTCATTTTGCCGCAGGCCATGCGCAATATGCTGCCGCTGTTCCTGACCCAGACGATTATCCTGTTTCAGGACACATCGCTGGTCTACGTCCTGTCGATTACCGACTTTCTCGGCGCGGCCGCCAAGGTCGCCCAACGCGACGGGCGCCTGCTGGAGATGTATTTGTTCGCCGCCGCCGTTTATTTCATCATTTCCTATCTGGCGTCCAACGCCGTGCGGCTACTACAGAAGCGCACCGCCATTATCCGTTAA
- a CDS encoding ABC transporter permease encodes MNTGRPGLFSLIMALLVLLFLALPIIIIFPLALSPSAYLTFPPGGFSLRWVEKVLTDSAWLDSLWLSFRIAVMSTLMAMLLSLLLALALVRYRFSGKKIIYVLVLLPLIVPNIIAALSLFFFFSAVDIFNSISAIIIGHTIISLPVATIIISSTLQGIDSQLEYSAMSLGAGNFTVFRRITFPLAAPGMISAAIFSFLSSFDELLIAMFMAGNEAQTLSVRIWNSVQFQLDPTIAAVSVLLVLITMVTLLTANWLTKQR; translated from the coding sequence ATGAATACCGGCAGACCGGGGCTGTTTTCGCTGATTATGGCGCTATTGGTGCTGTTATTTCTGGCGTTGCCCATCATTATTATTTTCCCTTTGGCGTTGAGTCCGTCGGCCTACCTGACGTTTCCCCCCGGCGGATTTTCTCTGCGCTGGGTGGAAAAAGTGCTGACCGATTCGGCCTGGCTGGATTCGCTGTGGCTGAGTTTTCGCATCGCTGTGATGTCAACTCTGATGGCGATGCTATTAAGCCTGCTGCTGGCGCTGGCATTGGTTCGCTACCGCTTTAGCGGGAAGAAGATTATCTATGTGCTGGTTTTGCTGCCGTTGATCGTCCCTAATATTATCGCGGCGCTCTCATTGTTCTTTTTCTTTTCCGCGGTCGATATATTTAATAGCATCAGTGCGATTATTATCGGCCATACTATTATCTCATTACCTGTTGCGACGATTATTATCTCTTCCACCTTACAGGGAATAGACAGCCAGCTTGAGTATTCGGCGATGAGCCTCGGCGCCGGCAACTTCACCGTGTTTCGGCGCATTACTTTTCCCCTGGCGGCGCCCGGCATGATATCCGCCGCGATTTTCTCTTTTCTCAGCTCTTTTGACGAGTTGTTAATCGCTATGTTTATGGCGGGTAATGAAGCGCAGACGCTATCCGTGCGCATATGGAACAGCGTGCAGTTCCAGCTCGATCCGACCATTGCGGCGGTGAGCGTATTGCTGGTTCTGATTACCATGGTCACGCTACTGACGGCGAATTGGCTAACAAAACAACGATAG
- a CDS encoding energy-coupling factor ABC transporter permease gives MHIEPGLVEAGKLWLSYATAAGVGAYTLRLAGQELRERGPTSLLARIVATTALVFCFFEVMPHYPIGVSEVHFILGSTLFLIFGAAPAAFGLALGLLIQGLLFAPFDLPQYGMNVTTLLVPLFALSALARRIITPDTPYVALRYRQALALSTAYQAGIVVWVAFWACYGQGFSAANLSGILAFGGAYMSVIIVEPLVDLAVLAIAKTFSRLQGSKLLERRLYQTA, from the coding sequence ATGCATATTGAACCCGGACTGGTAGAAGCCGGAAAGCTGTGGCTAAGTTATGCCACCGCGGCAGGCGTAGGCGCCTATACCTTGCGGCTGGCCGGTCAGGAACTGCGGGAACGGGGACCGACCTCGCTGCTGGCGCGTATTGTCGCCACCACCGCCCTGGTGTTCTGCTTCTTTGAAGTCATGCCGCACTACCCGATTGGCGTCTCAGAGGTACACTTCATTCTCGGCTCGACGCTATTTCTGATATTCGGCGCCGCGCCGGCGGCGTTTGGCCTGGCGTTGGGCCTGCTGATTCAAGGACTGCTGTTTGCGCCTTTCGACCTGCCGCAATACGGAATGAACGTCACGACATTACTGGTTCCGCTGTTCGCTTTGTCGGCGCTCGCCCGCCGCATCATCACGCCGGATACGCCGTATGTCGCCCTGCGCTATCGCCAGGCGTTGGCGCTCTCCACCGCCTATCAGGCCGGCATTGTAGTCTGGGTCGCTTTCTGGGCCTGTTACGGCCAGGGCTTTTCAGCCGCCAATCTGTCAGGCATCCTCGCCTTCGGCGGCGCCTATATGTCCGTTATCATCGTCGAACCGCTGGTGGATCTCGCCGTGCTTGCTATAGCGAAAACCTTCAGCCGTCTGCAAGGCAGCAAGCTGCTCGAACGACGCCTCTATCAAACGGCATAA
- a CDS encoding amino acid ABC transporter permease — protein MNYNWNWGIFFDMSLDGTHTYWQTLVMGLGWTAATAVCAFAIALLLGSLAGIARNTPIAMLNRCGSAFVELFRNIPLLMQMFLWYFVLPEALPESAGDWLKQLPDAQFYTATLCLGCYHGARMAEVVRAGLESLSKGQRMAAQALGLTLPQTYRFVLLPVAFRIVTPAITSEFLSCTKNTSVALAIGLMELTGGARAMQENSFQVFEAFTAATLLYLLLNLIIVFVMRGMEKRAALPGFGVAQHRKKG, from the coding sequence ATGAACTATAACTGGAACTGGGGCATATTTTTCGATATGTCGCTTGATGGCACCCATACCTACTGGCAAACGCTGGTGATGGGTCTTGGCTGGACGGCCGCCACGGCCGTCTGCGCCTTTGCCATCGCGCTATTGCTGGGGTCTTTGGCCGGTATCGCCCGCAATACGCCGATCGCCATGCTGAACCGCTGCGGCAGCGCGTTCGTCGAACTGTTTCGTAATATTCCGTTGTTGATGCAAATGTTTCTCTGGTATTTCGTCCTGCCGGAGGCGCTGCCTGAATCGGCGGGCGACTGGCTGAAACAGTTGCCTGACGCGCAGTTTTATACCGCCACGCTCTGTCTGGGCTGCTATCACGGCGCGCGTATGGCGGAAGTGGTGCGCGCCGGGCTGGAAAGCCTGTCCAAAGGTCAGCGCATGGCCGCTCAGGCGTTGGGATTAACGCTGCCGCAAACCTATCGGTTCGTGTTACTGCCGGTGGCGTTTCGCATCGTGACGCCGGCAATCACCTCGGAATTTCTCAGCTGCACCAAAAATACCTCGGTCGCGCTGGCCATCGGGCTGATGGAACTCACCGGCGGCGCCCGCGCCATGCAGGAAAACAGTTTCCAGGTGTTTGAGGCCTTTACCGCCGCCACCCTGCTTTATCTGCTGCTTAACCTGATTATCGTCTTCGTCATGCGCGGCATGGAAAAAAGAGCGGCGCTGCCGGGTTTCGGCGTCGCTCAGCACAGGAAGAAGGGCTGA
- a CDS encoding ABC transporter permease gives MNLSLPARRNWKPWLLLAPSLLALLVFFIYPLLNMLSVSLYGPDFTWRHYLRIIHEPVWINVLWITLRISLWVTLSTLLLGYPLAWVLATLKPRTANIFLIVVIIPYFTSVLVRTYAWMVLLGAEGIVNQLLTAVGLITEPLKLMYTSTGVLIGMTYILLPYMILALYSVMRGIDLGLLSAAESLGASRRRAFWRIIVPLSLPGVAAGGLLVFILSLGFFITPALMGGPQQTMVSMVIESQIETYFDWGFGSALSSVLLIVTLALFWLYQRLIGLEQLFEAKR, from the coding sequence ATGAACCTCTCTCTGCCGGCGCGTCGTAACTGGAAGCCCTGGTTGCTGTTGGCGCCGTCGTTGCTGGCGCTGCTGGTGTTCTTTATCTACCCGTTGCTCAATATGCTGAGCGTCAGCCTCTACGGCCCGGATTTTACCTGGCGACACTACCTGCGCATTATCCATGAGCCCGTCTGGATAAACGTTCTGTGGATAACTCTGCGCATATCCCTGTGGGTGACGTTGAGTACGCTGTTGCTGGGCTATCCGTTGGCCTGGGTGCTGGCGACGCTGAAACCGCGCACGGCGAATATTTTTCTGATTGTGGTGATTATTCCTTATTTTACCAGCGTGCTGGTGCGCACCTATGCCTGGATGGTGCTGCTGGGGGCGGAAGGCATCGTGAACCAGCTGTTGACCGCCGTGGGGCTAATCACCGAACCGCTAAAACTGATGTATACCTCAACGGGGGTACTTATCGGTATGACCTATATCCTGCTGCCGTATATGATTCTGGCGCTTTACAGCGTAATGCGCGGCATTGATCTTGGTTTGCTGAGCGCGGCGGAAAGCCTGGGCGCTTCACGCCGCCGCGCCTTTTGGCGAATTATTGTGCCCCTCTCTTTACCGGGCGTCGCCGCGGGCGGGTTGCTGGTATTCATTCTGTCGCTGGGCTTTTTCATTACCCCCGCGCTGATGGGCGGCCCGCAGCAAACGATGGTTTCAATGGTGATTGAAAGTCAGATAGAAACCTATTTCGACTGGGGATTCGGCTCTGCGCTCTCCTCGGTATTACTGATCGTTACACTAGCGTTATTCTGGCTTTATCAGCGGCTTATCGGTCTGGAACAGCTGTTTGAGGCAAAACGATGA